The Musa acuminata AAA Group cultivar baxijiao chromosome BXJ2-2, Cavendish_Baxijiao_AAA, whole genome shotgun sequence genome has a segment encoding these proteins:
- the LOC135605014 gene encoding polygalacturonase At1g48100-like isoform X2 produces MGRVSVRGLATTVLLVVFVACSRFATSGATRDLTTWLAGRRGSGRSRRPTPKPKPSSGPSPSPRSSPPAPQGGGAFNVLDYGAKGDGVTDDTKAFQAAWAAACEGSPSSVLVPADSDFLVGPISFSGPCKSNILFQLDGKIIAPGGKAWGSGLLQWLEFRSLKGIRIQGQGIIEGQGNAWWSRDDPFGTELSGRLPHVKPSAVRFYGSSDVTVTGITIQNSPQCHLKFDSSHDIQVFGVTVSSPGDSPNTDGIHLQNSVGVSIHDTNLGCGDDCISIQTGCSNIMVQNVNCGPGHGISIGGLGKGNTQASVSNVTVQNANMVGTMTGVRIKTWQGGSGYVKNIRFSKIKLSRVATPIVIDQFYCDQSKCRNQTSAVALSDITYDGVVGTYTVQPVYLACSDTEPCRSIHLDGIQLELLKQRGASYDPFCWQAYGDLQGPTEPPITCLQNGNSK; encoded by the exons ATGGGCAGGGTTAGCGTGAGGGGCTTAGCGACCACCGTCCTCCTCGTGGTGTTCGTTGCATGCTCACGCTTTGCTACCAGTGGCGCGACGAGAGACCTGACCACCTGGTTGGCAGGAAGGAGAGGGAGTGGGAGGTCCCGCCGACCAACGCCGAAGCCGAAACCAAGTTCAGGTCCGTCGCCAAGCCCGAGGTCGTCTCCGCCAGCTCCCCAAGGCGGGGGGGCGTTCAACGTGCTGGATTACGGAGCCAAGGGCGATGGGGTAACCGATGACACCAAG GCATTCCAGGCTGCATGGGCAGCTGCTTGCGAGGGATCGCCGTCGAGTGTACTTGTTCCTGCAGACTCGGACTTCCTCGTCGGTCCAATCTCGTTCTCGGGCCCTTGCAAGTCCAACATCTTGTTCCAG TTGGATGGCAAGATCATTGCTCCTGGTGGTAAAGCTTGGGGCTCGGGTCTGTTACAGTGGCTCGAATTCAGATCGCTGAAAGGTATCAGAATTCAGGGCCAAGGCATCATCGAAGGGCAGGGCAATGCCTGGTGGAGCAGAGACGATCCG TTCGGCACCGAGCTCAGTGGACGATTGCCGCACGTCAAACCGTCG GCCGTGAGGTTCTATGGGAGCTCCGATGTAACGGTGACCGGCATCACGATTCAGAACTCGCCGCAGTGCCATCTCAAGTTCGACAGCAGCCATGATATTCAGGTCTTCGGCGTCACCGTCTCTTCCCCTGGAGACAGTCCCAACACTGACGGAATCCATCTCCAGAACTCCGTCGGCGTCTCCATCCATGATACCAACTTGGGATGTG GTGACGACTGCATATCCATCCAAACAGGCTGCTCCAACATCATGGTGCAGAACGTGAACTGCGGGCCAGGTCATGGGATCAGCATCGGAGGGCTCGGCAAGGGCAACACGCAGGCTTCCGTATCCAACGTCACTGTTCAGAACGCCAACATGGTCGGCACGATGACCGGCGTCAGGATCAAGACTTGGCAG GGTGGATCCGGCTACGTCAAGAACATACGATTCTCAAAGATCAAGCTCTCGCGGGTGGCCACCCCGATCGTCATCGACCAGTTCTACTGCGACCAGAGCAAATGCCGGAACCAAACCTCCGCGGTGGCGCTGTCGGACATCACCTACGACGGCGTCGTGGGGACTTACACCGTCCAGCCGGTGTACTTGGCCTGCAGCGACACCGAGCCTTGCCGAAGCATCCATCTCGACGGCATACAGCTTGAGCTGCTGAAGCAACGTGGAGCTAGCTACGACCCTTTCTGCTGGCAAGCCTACGGCGACCTGCAAGGCCCCACGGAACCTCCCATCACCTGCTTGCAGAATGGAAACTCCAAGTGA
- the LOC135605014 gene encoding polygalacturonase At1g48100-like isoform X1 yields MGRVSVRGLATTVLLVVFVACSRFATSGATRDLTTWLAGRRGSGRSRRPTPKPKPSSGPSPSPRSSPPAPQGGGAFNVLDYGAKGDGVTDDTKAFQAAWAAACEGSPSSVLVPADSDFLVGPISFSGPCKSNILFQLDGKIIAPGGKAWGSGLLQWLEFRSLKGIRIQGQGIIEGQGNAWWSRDDPQFGTELSGRLPHVKPSAVRFYGSSDVTVTGITIQNSPQCHLKFDSSHDIQVFGVTVSSPGDSPNTDGIHLQNSVGVSIHDTNLGCGDDCISIQTGCSNIMVQNVNCGPGHGISIGGLGKGNTQASVSNVTVQNANMVGTMTGVRIKTWQGGSGYVKNIRFSKIKLSRVATPIVIDQFYCDQSKCRNQTSAVALSDITYDGVVGTYTVQPVYLACSDTEPCRSIHLDGIQLELLKQRGASYDPFCWQAYGDLQGPTEPPITCLQNGNSK; encoded by the exons ATGGGCAGGGTTAGCGTGAGGGGCTTAGCGACCACCGTCCTCCTCGTGGTGTTCGTTGCATGCTCACGCTTTGCTACCAGTGGCGCGACGAGAGACCTGACCACCTGGTTGGCAGGAAGGAGAGGGAGTGGGAGGTCCCGCCGACCAACGCCGAAGCCGAAACCAAGTTCAGGTCCGTCGCCAAGCCCGAGGTCGTCTCCGCCAGCTCCCCAAGGCGGGGGGGCGTTCAACGTGCTGGATTACGGAGCCAAGGGCGATGGGGTAACCGATGACACCAAG GCATTCCAGGCTGCATGGGCAGCTGCTTGCGAGGGATCGCCGTCGAGTGTACTTGTTCCTGCAGACTCGGACTTCCTCGTCGGTCCAATCTCGTTCTCGGGCCCTTGCAAGTCCAACATCTTGTTCCAG TTGGATGGCAAGATCATTGCTCCTGGTGGTAAAGCTTGGGGCTCGGGTCTGTTACAGTGGCTCGAATTCAGATCGCTGAAAGGTATCAGAATTCAGGGCCAAGGCATCATCGAAGGGCAGGGCAATGCCTGGTGGAGCAGAGACGATCCG CAGTTCGGCACCGAGCTCAGTGGACGATTGCCGCACGTCAAACCGTCG GCCGTGAGGTTCTATGGGAGCTCCGATGTAACGGTGACCGGCATCACGATTCAGAACTCGCCGCAGTGCCATCTCAAGTTCGACAGCAGCCATGATATTCAGGTCTTCGGCGTCACCGTCTCTTCCCCTGGAGACAGTCCCAACACTGACGGAATCCATCTCCAGAACTCCGTCGGCGTCTCCATCCATGATACCAACTTGGGATGTG GTGACGACTGCATATCCATCCAAACAGGCTGCTCCAACATCATGGTGCAGAACGTGAACTGCGGGCCAGGTCATGGGATCAGCATCGGAGGGCTCGGCAAGGGCAACACGCAGGCTTCCGTATCCAACGTCACTGTTCAGAACGCCAACATGGTCGGCACGATGACCGGCGTCAGGATCAAGACTTGGCAG GGTGGATCCGGCTACGTCAAGAACATACGATTCTCAAAGATCAAGCTCTCGCGGGTGGCCACCCCGATCGTCATCGACCAGTTCTACTGCGACCAGAGCAAATGCCGGAACCAAACCTCCGCGGTGGCGCTGTCGGACATCACCTACGACGGCGTCGTGGGGACTTACACCGTCCAGCCGGTGTACTTGGCCTGCAGCGACACCGAGCCTTGCCGAAGCATCCATCTCGACGGCATACAGCTTGAGCTGCTGAAGCAACGTGGAGCTAGCTACGACCCTTTCTGCTGGCAAGCCTACGGCGACCTGCAAGGCCCCACGGAACCTCCCATCACCTGCTTGCAGAATGGAAACTCCAAGTGA